TGCATGTTGTCATAACCCAAGTGGTATGGACTTAAATCAAGCGCAATGGAAAGTGGTTGCTGAACTTGCAAAAGAGCAAGGCTTTACGCCATTAATTGATATTGCATACCAAGGTTTTGGTACTAGCCTTGAAGAAGATGCACAAGGCCTTAGAACGGTTGCAGATACGGTGGATGAAATGATCATCTGTTCATCTTGCTCTAAGAACTTTGGTCTATACCGCGAGCGTATCGGTGCGTGTTCAATCATTGCAAAAGACAGTGCAACTGCCGATGTTTCAAACTCAGTATTACTTAGTGTTGTTCGTAGTATTTATTCAATGCCTCCTGCGCACGGTGCTGATATTGTAAATACCATTCTAAGCAGTACAGAACTTACACAAATGTGGTACGACGAGCTTGATGAAATGCGCGGTCGTATCAATGGCCTACGTACTTTAATCAAAGAAAGTCTAGCAGCAAAAGGTGTTGAGCAAGACTTCTCGTTCATCGACCGTCAGCACGGTATGTTCTCTTTCTTAGGTATTAATAAAGAGCAAATTGACAGACTTCGCACCGAATATGCTATCTATATGGTAGGTTCTAGCCGCGTTAACGTAGCTGGTGTAAGCAAAGACAATATTGATTACTTTGCTGATGCAGTTGCAAGCGTGATTAAATAATATCACGCTACACAGAACAAAATAAAAAACCGCAAAAGCTGCGGTTTTTTATTTTCACTTAGGCTTGCTTAATTTTGGTCACTTTATCTGAATCTGACGCTTTTTCGTCTTCAGATTTGTTTTTCGTATTAGCCTTCGGTGCTGCTTTGCCACCCTTTAACACAGATACAAAGTCATCTTTTTGTTTTGCAATTTCAAGCGCTAGGGATTCAATTTGTTGCTCACTCAGCGGCACGTCAACTTTCGTTAGCATGTCTTCCAATGCTTCAGCTACATCTAGCATCTTATCATAAGCATCAGCTTCTTTTTTAGACGTGAAAGTCATACGCTCGACTCCATTTCTTTCAACAACATATTTGATGATAACGGCCATGGTTATTCCCCTAGTCACTGTTTTTTTATACAGTAAATCGGATTGAGTTATTAAGCAAGCTATTTTGAAAAATTTTCAAGTGGCGATGAGCGAGAGGAAATTAATTAAGGCTATAAAAAACAACAAATTAAGGTTTATTTTGATTTTTAAAAGAATGAATGTTTTTTGACAAAGTCAATGTCCCGATCTTTATTTAACCTGAGGTTTGGATAAGGAAATAATTATCCGAAGCTCAGGTTATTTAAAAAAGCTAGTTGCAATCACCCATCGAAACGAATGCAAAAAGCTTTGGATACTTTTTACGCACAAGGAGTGTATATATGTTCAATAAATCCACCATACTTTCTATTTTATTGGCGTTAGGTTTGAGTTGTTCAAGTGTGCTCGCAAAACCAGCGGATCAAGAAAAATCAGTCTCTCAGATACAGCAGCAAAGTGCTGTACTCAATATTAATTCTGCTGATGCTTCGGCGCTTTCAAGTTTACCAGGGATTGGTATTCGTAAAGCTGAGGCCATCGTTGAGTACCGTAAGAAAATGGGGCGCTTTAAAACAACAACGGAGTTGCTGGAAGTAAAAGGAATTGGGAAAGGAATATTGGCGAAGCTGGAGGGGAAAATTAGAGTCTAGTTAGTGTTATTGTGTGCGAGCAAAGCTGCTCGCACACAGGTAGATTGAAGATTAGGGCTTATTCGACGCGTTAAATTCGTCGATTGCCTGAGTCAATTTGGGTTTGCCAAACTGTATTTCCAGTGGTGTAGTCAGTAGCGGATATATTAATCCAGCCACCAGTAAGACAGGTAATAACAGCCAGCCTTCAAATACGACCAATGAGGCAAAAAACGGTGTGAGCAGTAGCAACTTTGCTACCCTTAACACGACCTTTGTTTTCGCATCAAGATGGCTAAGTGCAAGACGTAAGATCACCTGCTTGTCACGTAATTTAAACGCTCTTAGTTGCTCAATTTGGCTTAACCTAAAATGCATGAATGTGATATCTCAACTTTTTTTGGTAACGTGGAAAAATAAGAAAAGAATAAATGCAACACTATAAAATGCAAAGATAATCTCCATCCACCCAGGCATAGATAGTCCTGCAAACGACCAATCTATGTTGCCACAGTCACCTGTTGCAGCAAAAAAGCTTGGTAACCATTCATGAAGCGGCATAAACGCAGGAAAGTTTGGTACAAAGTCACAGGTAAAAGCAAATGGATCCGTTGTGGTTTGCATACTGATATGTTCACGGGCGATAAAATAACCCCAAATACTGCCTACACCCCAAGAAACAAATGCGAGACTACGCAGTGCGAAAGAGCGAGGAGAAATCATACCGATTAAACCAGCTGCTAATAACCCCAACATAGCAAAACGCTGATAGATGCACATAATACAGGGCTCTAAACCCATACCGTATTGAAAATACAGTGCAACGGCTTCAAAAATAGCAGCGGATAGTGCTAGCAATCCCCAAGATTGCCTAGAGAGATGAAAAGATGAAATCTTCATTATAGAGAAACCCTTTTTGTTTTATTATGCTTTATCTGGCCGCGTTAGAGCAACCTTACTTCGCAGTGTGCGCTATCTTTGCGACGATTTTTCGACTCTTGTTACCAGCAGAAGTTCGAAAATATCAAAGTAGATCAATTGATTAAGTCAATTGGTGTTAGACCGACATTCTCAGCATTTCTATTCTGACGTATTTTATTTACTCACTCACTTTTCTCCAGAGCATCGATATGAAAAGTAGCGCGCTCAATGGCTAAGCCATGCAAGATAACGTATTCAATATCGTTATAAGCCGAGACTGACTGCAAAGGGTTACTATTTAACAGCAATAGATTAGCCACTTTCCCAGCAGCGATACTGCCGTACTGGTTGTCTATCGCAAATGCTTTGGCATTATTAATGGTTGCAGCAGATAGCAGGCTAACGAGATCTACTCCAGCTTGATCCATCATCGTTAACTCTTGATAAGTCGATAAGCCCGGTTGTGAGGCATAAGTTGGTGCGGGTGGCGTATCTGAGCCAAGCAGCAAGGTTGCGCCATTTTTATATAGGTAATTTAGTGCACGTTGCCCTTGAGAGAAAACTTGCTCAAGTTTAGCCACCTTTTGTTCATTACTTATTTCACCCCAGCCTTGCCCATTTCTCGAGAAAACCAGCGACCAGGTTCACTTTGATACCAAGCAATTTGAGACGGAGGTAATACGGTACGATATTCAGACGTGAAGGTGAAAGTGTTGTCAGTCACTTTCGCCAGAGCATTCATCACATTTAATGTGGCTTGATAGGCGATGTCTTTTTCGATGATGGTATCCAGCACTGCTTTTACATTGGTTGGCAGTTCGCTTTCGCTAGGGGCTGTATTTGGCGCTAACCAGTTCCAAAGTCCATGCGCCATAATGTTGATATTGGCGTCTACAGCAAGTTGTTGCATATCAACGGCATTCGCATGTGCCATTACGGGTAACTTAAGTGAGTTTGCTGACTCGACTAACTGTTTGGCAGTTTTTTGGTTAATAAGCGGTATAGTATTGTTTTCTCCAAAGCCATCTTCAAAGTACAGTTTGGCACAAGTTGCACCGTCAGATTTCATTCGCGTTAAGGGCTGAGCTCCTCGGTGAGAGTGCGCTTGAGATGGCGTTAGCTCATGAGCAGGGTCGCCGTGTTGTGCAGCAAAGTAGGGTTTATGTTGATGTAACTTTGAGTAACTAAGGCCTTCAGCGTTGTAGCCTTGGTAAACCGGCATTGCGCCACAAAAATAGGCGTCGGGTGCGGGGCCATTCGCTGTAAATTCGGTCATGCCGGTAGCAGTGTTTGACGGGTCAATAACTTGTGTGACGCCATAGTAAAGATAATTAGCGCCTTGCCGTTTTAAAAATGCTGCTTGCATTTGAGTAGCGTTAGGGGAAGTGTTAAGCAATCCCGGCATTGTTTTTAGGTGGACATGGCTATCGGTTAACCCTGGTATGAGGTATTGACCATGAGCATCAATGACCTTTGCTGCATCCGGTTTTTGACTTGAGTCAGAGACTTGTATAATTTTGCCATCTTGGATGGCGAGCCAATGATTGGAAATGATATCGACTTGGTGCTTATCAATAGGATTTAAAATGGTAGCATTGTCGATACGAAGGTCTACTGCTGCAAATAATGCATTAGAAGACAGGGTGCAAAAGACCGTAAATATTAATGTTTGTTTTTTCATAATGAAAACCAGTTAGTGTCGTATTAGATGCCTTCGAGCATAACTGGCGAGGTACTTTGTGTTTTAATTTTCATATAAAATAACTCTGAAATTTTTCTTAATTTAATTAAAACTATAATAATCAATAATGTAAGGTGTTCTGGGGTTGAAAAATTTGCTTTTGGGAAATTGGCTTGTTGTGCCTAAATTGAACCAGATTGTGGAGTATCCGACTGGCCGTGAATATACCGTCACCCCAAAAGTGATGAAATTACTGTTGGTGTTGGTCGATGCGAAAGCTGAGCCTCTGAGTATTGATAACCTCGTCGAGTTAGTGTGGCACCCTAAAGTGGTGTCTGACAACTCGGTCTATCAAGCTATCGCGCAGTTAAGAAAGATTTTAAACACAGATCCGCAATACGAAGAATATATAGAAAGAATATCAGCTCAAGGCTACCGCATTCATCCAAACATTCTGCTTAGAGAGCATAAAGCGGCTGTGATGCCAGTAAGTAATAAGCGAATTTGGCTGCTTGCTGTCGCCATTACGTTGCTCGCACTGGTTGCTTTTTGTGCTTTTTATATTCAAATTGATCAAAAGCACAAGGCACAAAACAACCCGTATTTTGATGAGATCACCCTTGCCACACACCTATCCCAAAGTACAGCGGTGGAAGAGTTGGCGCGAGCGAAAACGATTTATCAACAAGTGTTATCTAAACAAAGTGACAATGTCGAGGCACTCAGTGGCTTATGTAATGCTTTTATGGGGCTCAGCGTATATGGCGCGGTGTCAGAGTACGAATCGCTTGCTTTGTGCCGCCCTCTGTTAGAGAAGGCCCGCACTTTAGATGCTAAAAATATTGAAGTGATAACCTCTCTTGCACGCTTTGCGGTGATGGAGAATGAAATTGAACTAGCACAGGATTATTTTAAGCGCGGATTTGAGATCTCAACCAAGCATGCTCGCCTATGGCATTGGTATGGTCGATTTCTTCGGGACCAACACAAAATACCCGATGCGATTGCTGCGCATAAACAAGCGTATCAGTTAGCACCAAACGATGCGGTTATTATCCGAGGATTAGCCTATGCCTATTTGAATTTTAGAGAGTTAGTGCTCGCTCGAAAATATTTTGATCGTAGCGTTGCCGTTGCCCCCCACACCAAAAACAATCCGCTCTATGCGCTAGACTTTTATCCGCTTAACCAGAATAGGGCAAGCCAATATTTGCTGTGGTACCAAAACAATTACATCGATCATAGTAAATTGTACCCCGCGCAGCAGTTGAGCCACATATTAGTGTTATTGAGTTTAGGGCGAGCAGAAGAAGCTGGGGAGAAATATCGGCAAGCCGCAAATTTAGGTTCAATTTCTACAGCATTTAGACTCTATGTTGAAGCCGGGATCGCATGGCGACAAGGTAATGTCGAAAAGGCCGAAGGATTCTTAAAACAGCGATACGAGCTAGACTCAAAGGGTAATCATTATGTGATGCCTTATATTCTTGCTTTACTTGCACGGCAGAAAGTACAACCCGCGCTAACGCTTTTTGAACAGCATTTTGCTGATCTCGCGGCGCTTAAATCGCCGGAGGCAGGCAATGTAGGGCAATACCTTACTTATGCCCTGATGCTGAAACGTACAAGTCAACAAAGCAAGCTCAAGCGAGTAAAACAGTTGTTGGCACAATACCTTAATCAAGGAAATCAGCTCGATGCAGCTTTATCTCCTTACTGGTTCGCACTTAACAATGACGCAGCAGAAACACAACATGCGCTGAAGCAGCTGCTCAACACCGGTTGGTTACCCGACTACAATGATAGCTTTTTTGCCACAGATCTTTATCTCGCTTTGACATCAGACCACGAATTTAAACAAGCATGGCTGAATAAGCTTGAAATCAGACAGAGCGAGCTCTAATACGTTTGGTTACTCAGACATAAAATTTACATTGCGATTTAAAAATAGGGAGTGAATTTCCTTTGCTCTGTTTTCCGACGGCCACTAACCTTTGATATAGGCTTTTAAAAACAGGGTTCGATTGTGTTGCCTTTGAGTTTTGGTTTTCCTTAAGCTGCTTGGTTGTTTGCAAGCTACTCTCGAAAGTAAATTGCAAGAGATGTCCAATAACATTATTACACGCCGTTTTGTCTGTTTACTTCGCAGTTGTTCCGTGTGCACTTCAGGAGAAGCATTTGAGTTATACAAAATGAAAGCAGGGGCAGGATGGTCTGATGAGGAGCAGTTTGTTTACATTAACAGCTCAGTGTTTAGCGAAGATGAGCTCGTTATAGCCAAGCCTATATTGCCTTAAGTGAGTCCTAAATCTCATACTGCATCACAATCTCACCTGCATTGAACATGGCTATTTTCAGCTAGGGTGATTTGTAGCTTGTTAGTTGAGCTTCATCTGGTACAATCAGTGGATTAACAAGCACAACCTGCCAATCAAGGCATTGATGTAATAATAAAGTGGTGTGAGATGAGAATTTTCAAAGCCAAGAGCCCAGCTGGATTTGCTGAAGAATATATTGTTGAGTCAATTTGGAACGGCGAATTCCCTCCGGGATCCATTCTACCTGCTGAGCGTGAGCTTTCTGAACTCATTGGTGTAACAAGAACAACACTGCGCGAAGTATTACAAAGGCTAGCTCGTGATGGCTGGTTGACTATCCAACATGGTAAGCCAACCCGAGTAAATAACTTTTGGGAAACGTCAGGGCTTAATATTTTAGAAACCTTAGCGCGTCTTGATGAAGATAAGATGCCTGAGTTGACCGACCAGCTACTGTCAGCGCGCACCAACATTAGTGCAATCTATACGCGTGCGGCGATAAAATTCAATCCGCAGCGTGTTATTGATATTTTGTCTAAGCATGAAGAGCTGGAAGATACCGCAGAAGCGTTTGCTGATTATGACTACCAAGTTCACCATGAACTGGCAGGCGCTGGGCAAAACAAAATTTATGTGCTTATTTTAAATGGCTTCAGAGGCTTATACTCAAAAATTGGTTGTCATTACTTCTCTGATTCAAGAACGCGAGGACTGGCGAGACAGTTCTATGCAGATTTAACCAAACTGGCGGAAAATCAAGAGCACGATGGGGCTATTTCATTGATGCGTAAGTATGGTCATCAGTCGGGTGAAATTTGGCAGCAGATCCGTGGCGATATGCCAGAAAATATCATGGACTAATATCCACTGATTGATAGGCATGTTAAAGAGGCTTCTTCGTGAAGCCTTTTTTGATCTCCGAATAGCATCCTGAGTGGAGGTATTTTCGTCTCATCGAATTTATAGATTAGTGCTATCGGTTAATTCGATTGTTAATTATGGCACTTGCCAAATACACTAGGCGCAGTTTTTGGCAGTGAGAATGACAAAGATACTTTGGTTATGAATTTAGCTAGGGTTGTTTTTTCACAAGCACGCCACAATATTATGAACAAGATATTTGGTCTCTACACGAGATACCAAATAAGATTGGAAATAAACCTAACTATTGGAGATAAAAATGGGTGTATTAGTAGGCCGCAAGGCACCAGACTTTACAGCAGCAGCAGTACTAGGTAACGGTGAGATCGTAGATAGCTACAACCTGCACGAGCGTATTAAAGGTAAAAAAGCGGTTGTTTTCTTTTACCCACTAGACTTCACGTTTGTTTGTCCTTCAGAGCTAATCGCGTTCGACAAGCGTTACGAAGAGTTCCAGAAGCGTGGTGTTGAAGTGATCGGTGTTTCTATCGATTCTCAATTCTCACACAACGCATGGCGTAACACTCCAGTAAACGAAGGCGGTATCGGTCAAGTTAAATACGATCTAATCGCTGATGTTAAGCACGAAATCTGTCAAGCATATGACGTTGAGCACCCAGAAGCTGGTGTTGCTTTCCGTGGTTCTTTCCTAATCGATGCTGAAGGTAATGTACGTCACCAAGTAGTTAACGACCTACCACTAGGCCGTAACATCGATGAAATGCTTCGCATGGTTGATGCACTAGCATTCCACGAAGAGCACGGTGAAGTATGTCCAGCTGGTTGGACTGAAGGTAAAGCAGGTATGGATGCAAGCCCTGAAGGTGTTGCTAAGTTCCTATCTGAAAACGAAGGCGCACTATAATTTAGTGTCGACTTTGTGATATCTCGCTGATATCAAAAAGAAACCCGCCAATTGGCGGGTTTTTTAATGGCTACTGATACCTCAATAGCTTTCTCAGGGTAAAACTTTGACTACTCGGCTACCTTGCCTACTTTAGCAAGTGCCATGCTAGTTAAAGTTGATAAACTGACCCAGTGATTTTATCAGTTGAATGCTTAGGTAAGCGGCAAATAAACTGATCACGGGAGTTGCGAGCAGACTCAGAAATTCGAGTTCATTAATCATTAGTCTCTTCCTTTTTTTCTTGCTCGTTGTTATTGGTTGTTTGAAACGCTTTCTCTAAAGACTGTTTGGTCTCAATTTTTATTTTTTCGAGATTCGCTTTGATTGACTCAGTGACAGCTTGCGTCACTTTGGTTTTTACTTCTTGAAGTAATGAAGCATCAACTTCTGCAGCTGTTGTTGTCATGCTTGCTGTAAACAGTAAAGTTGTCATGGTGATTTTCGCTAAAGTAGTCATAATAAGTTTCCTTGTAATTTGTTAGTCGCAATAACTATTACAAAGGTTGTGCCAAAATGAGTTTAATTTTTATCTTATTGATTTTTATGTGCTTTAGTTTTTACTTGGCACAGGTGAATTAATGGGGTGGTGAATTTGACCAGTGCAGTATGGGTGAAATGGCTAAGATTTAGTTAAATTTATTAAGGCTGGATTAAGCGAAGTAAGAAAGGATAAAAAACAATGTTTGGGCCGAATTAACGGCCAAAGTTAGGGTCATCAGGTAAGTCAACCAAGATTAATACAGCCCCTTTACCGCCATATTCTAAAGGTGCTTGGTGCATCGCCAGTATATCTGGATGCTGGACAAGATACTGCGGTACTTTATGCTTAAGCACACGCTCACCAATTCCATGCACCACGCACGCACAGGCAATATGCTGCTTCTTACAAGCATGAATTAATGCTGCTAGTTCTTGTTTTACCGTTTCTTTATTTAGCCCGTGTAAATCTAAGATGAGTTCGGGCGCGTAGTCACCACGCCTTAGCTGCTTTGCTAAATAGCGATCAGCTCCGGGCTTTACGAAGTTGATGGTTCCCGACGTATCAATATCAGGAATATACTCGTCAGAAAAGTAAAACTCAGATTGCTGCTGCTTGACTTGTTGCTTCAGCTCAATGCTCTGAATTTTTTTCTTTTGTTTGAGCTGCACCTGATCTTGTTTGAGGGGTTTTACACCATTCAAAGACTCACGAAACATCGCGAAATCGTCATTTAGGTCAGCATTAGTGTTAGATTCTCTGTTCATGGTGGCATTTTAAATAAAAAAAGCATAAAAACCTAGCTTAAAAACCGCTACAATAGCGCCATATTGTTTGATCTTTAGAGAGTCACCATGACGGAAATGTCGCAACCACTTATTACCGAAGAAATGGCCGTTGAAGCCTTTCAAGACTTACATACCATTCAGGACTGGGTACGCTGGACAGCGAGCCAGTTTGTGAGTAACGAGGTATTTTTTGGTCATGGTACGGATAATCCTTGGGACGAAGCGGTCAGTTTAGTGCTTCCGGTGCTGCATATGCCAATTGATGCCCCCAAAGAAATCATGCATGCACGCATGACGCAGAGTGAAAAAGCGCATCTGATGGAGTTTATCAAAGCACGTATCGAGCAGCGTATTCCCGTCGCCTACTTAACCAATCAAGCTTGGTTTGCTGGTATGCCGTTTTATGTTGATGAGCGCGTATTAGTACCACGCTCACCATTTGCAGAGTTAATCGCAAAACATTTTGCCCCTTGGGTAGCTACACCAAATAAAGTAACGCGTATCTTAGATATGTGTACGGGCTCTGGTTGTATTGCGATTGCATTGGCCAAAGCATTTGAGCGCGCACAAGTAGACGCAGTAGATATTTCTTTTGAAGCCTTAGAAGTGGCCGATCACAATATCAATCAGCATATGATGCAAGACAGAGTCTTTGCTATCCAGTCTGATGTATTTAGTGGTGTACCGGGCCAAAAGTACGATTTAATCGTAGCAAACCCTCCTTATGTTGATGCAGAAGACATGTCAGATCTGCCAGAGGAGTTCCATCATGAGCCAGAGCTTGGTTTGGCGTCAGGAGAAGATGGCCTTGATGTAACCCGCACACTACTGGCAGAAGCGGCCGCTCATCTAAATGATGATGGTTTGTTATTTGTCGAAGTTGGCAATTCTATGGTACATATGGAGCAGCAATTTCCTGAAGCACCATTTACTTGGTTAGACTTTGAGCATGGTGGTTTAGGGGTCTTTGTCGTATCCAAACAACAATTATTGGAATACTTTAAAAACTGATAGGGAGCCAATGGTCTCTATCGTCTATTTAGGAATGAGGAAAAACGATGGCAGGCAATAGCATTGGCCAATTATTTAAGGTCTCGACCTTTGGTGAAAGCCATGGCGCCGCGCTTGGTGGCGTGGTGGATGGTGTACCACCAGGGCTTGAGATCACTGAAGCTGATTTACAAATCGATTTAGATAGACGCAAACCAGGCCAAAGTCGCTACACAACGCAGCGCCGAGAAGGCGATGAGATAAAAATTCTCTCAGGTGTGTTTGAAGGCAAGACCACAGGCACGAGCATTGGATTGTTGATTGAAAATACCGATCAACGTTCAAAAGATTACTCAAACATCAAAGACTTGTTCCGTCCGGGTCATGGCGACTATACCTATTGGCACAAATACGGGCATAGAGATTATCGCGGTGGTGGTAGGTCGTCGGCACGTGAAACTGCCATTCGCGTTGCAGCAGGTGCAATTGCGAAAAAATATCTCAAACAAGTCCATGGCATCGAAATCAACGCCTGTCTTTCTCAATTAGGCCCGATTAAAGCTCAGCACTATGATTGGTCAGCGGTTGAAAACAATCCATTTTTCTTTCCCGATGAATCTAAGCTAGAAGCACTAGATGAATATATGCGTACGCTGAAAAAAGAAGGTGATTCAGTCGGCGCGAAAGTAAAAGTCGTGGCGAAAAATGTGCCCGTTGGTTTAGGTGAGCCAGTGTTCGACCGTTTGGATGCTGAGATAGCGCACTCCTTGATGAGCATTAATGCCGTAAAAGGTGTAGAGATTGGTGATGGCTTTGATGTGGTTGAGCAAAAGGGCTCTGAGCACAGAGATGAGCTAACGCCACAGGGATTTACCTCTAATCATGCAGGCGGCGTTTTAGCGGGTATTTCTACAGGGCAAGATATTATCGCGTCAATTGCGCTAAAACCGACATCAAGTATCTCGGTGCCGGGGCAGAGTATTGATACCCATAACCAACCGCAAGAAGTTGTGACGAAGGGTCGTCATGACCCATGTGTTGGTATTCGTGCCATTCCAATCGCAGAAGCCATGTTGGCTATTACGCTTATGGATCACTTATTACGTCACCGTGGTCAAAACCAAGACGTAAATTTGCCGCACAAGCCAATTCCTGGTCATGTCTAGCCAGTAGCAAGTAAGCTAATTTTGGCACAGTGATTGCTGTTCTTGGACAAATCAAGGAGAGCAATCATGATCACTTACCAAACCCACTCCGCAATTCGTACCACTGAGTCCGTTTCTGAGCAGCAAAGCCTTGCCCAAACTAAACGAGCGAATACCGCTGCGCAGGAGCAAGACTATGTCGCGGCTGCTAACTTCGCAGCGCAATCATCCCCTGTACTGGATAATAAAGTCGACGAGCCATATAAATATAAAGTGGTGGAGCGTAATCAGTCATTTCTCGAAAAGATGAGAGAAGCGGTAATGTTTAGCCGCTTAGGGGCAAATAAAGAAAAAATAGACGAATTAAAAGAGAAAATGGCAGAACTTGAAAAGCTTGCGGCTGAGGGAAAAATCTCACCTGAAGAATTAGAAGAGCGGATGGCTGCCTTACAAGAAGCGATGAGGGATGCGGTAACTCAGGAAGAAAACAAAGCGAACAAGGACACGCTAATGAGCTAATGAGGCTTAAAATAATAAAAGCCTCAACTGAGGCTTTTATTATAGCTATAAACTAACAGCGTTTAGCTGTGATATTTTTCACACGCCTCTAGCGTATTTTCGATTAAGCTTGCGACGGTCATTGGGCCCACACCACCTGGCACTGGGGTAATAAAGCTCGCGTTTTGTTCTGCGATATCGTATTGCACGTCACCTACCAGTTTGCCAGATTCTAAGCGATTAATGCCTACATCGATGACAATCGCGCCTTCTTTAACCCAGTCGCCTGGAATAAACTCAGGTTTACCAACCGCCACAACCAGTAGATCGGCACGACGCACATGGGTTTCGAGGTCCTGCGTAAATTTATGGCAAACGGTTGTAGTACAACCAGCAAGTAGCAGCTCTAGTGACATTGGGCGACCAACGATGTTTGAAGCACCAACCACAACAGCATGCATGCCTTTATAACGGACACCGGTAGAGTCGAGTAGGGTGATGATCCCTTTTGGTGTACAAGGTCTCAGTGCTGGCATTCTTTGGGCAAGGCGGCCTACGTTATATGGGTGAAAGCCGTCGACGTCTTTGTGAGGATCAATGCGCTCTAACACTTTTTCTGCGTCTAGGCCTTCAGGTAGCGGCAATTGCACTAAGATCCCATCAACTTCAGGGTCTGCATTAAGCTCATCAACAAGCGCAAGTAATTGTTCTTCGCTTGTGTCACCTGGTAAGTCGAAAGATTTAGAAACAAATCCGACTTCTTCACAGGCTTTACGCTTTGAACCAACATAAACTTGGCTCGCAGGATCCTGGCCTACTAATACCACAGCCAAGCCAGGCGCTCTTAGACCTTGCGCTAGTCTGTCTTGAACTCGTTGTGCAACAGTAGAACGAACTTGTTTCGCGATAGCTTTGCCATCAATGATGTTTGCCGTCATGATTGACCTATATTAAGGGTTAAAAAACTTGAACGATGATAGAGCCTTTAAATTCTTCTATACAAGCACTTTCATGTATTGATGAAATGATTGCTTATAAAGATGATAAAATGGGGTTGCTCTATTTATATGTCCCGTTAGTTACTACAAAGGAGGACATTTGCCCGCTATTTTCTCAAAAAACAGCCACTCCGCCAAGTTTGCATTGCGTAAAAGCAAAGGTTTTCATAATCTCTTTTGCAAAGACAGTACAAAAATTGTTTAAGTCAGCTGTTTTATCAACAGTTTGTGGTAAAATTAGGCAGTTGAAACAAAAACTAAAAAAAATATTTGACCTACTTCGGGCAAATCACTATTATGCACCCCGTTGCCAACGAGGACTCACCGATAAAAAGGTTCTTAGTTCTCCAAGGTCACAGTCGGCG
The sequence above is a segment of the Pseudoalteromonas piscicida genome. Coding sequences within it:
- a CDS encoding amino acid aminotransferase, which produces MFSELKPLPTDPILGLMAAYKQDTNPNKIDLGVGVYKDEQGNTPVLRAVKKAEAFRLENETTKSYIGLAGNLDFCQKMETLLLGEHSTLLANRVRTAQAPGGTGALRVAAEFIKRCNTNATVWVTTPTWANHISLFEAAGLTVKEYPYYDYENKGLLFDEMINALKQVPKGDVVLLHACCHNPSGMDLNQAQWKVVAELAKEQGFTPLIDIAYQGFGTSLEEDAQGLRTVADTVDEMIICSSCSKNFGLYRERIGACSIIAKDSATADVSNSVLLSVVRSIYSMPPAHGADIVNTILSSTELTQMWYDELDEMRGRINGLRTLIKESLAAKGVEQDFSFIDRQHGMFSFLGINKEQIDRLRTEYAIYMVGSSRVNVAGVSKDNIDYFADAVASVIK
- a CDS encoding YebG family protein; protein product: MAVIIKYVVERNGVERMTFTSKKEADAYDKMLDVAEALEDMLTKVDVPLSEQQIESLALEIAKQKDDFVSVLKGGKAAPKANTKNKSEDEKASDSDKVTKIKQA
- a CDS encoding ComEA family DNA-binding protein, with product MFNKSTILSILLALGLSCSSVLAKPADQEKSVSQIQQQSAVLNINSADASALSSLPGIGIRKAEAIVEYRKKMGRFKTTTELLEVKGIGKGILAKLEGKIRV
- the dsbB gene encoding disulfide bond formation protein DsbB, whose amino-acid sequence is MKISSFHLSRQSWGLLALSAAIFEAVALYFQYGMGLEPCIMCIYQRFAMLGLLAAGLIGMISPRSFALRSLAFVSWGVGSIWGYFIAREHISMQTTTDPFAFTCDFVPNFPAFMPLHEWLPSFFAATGDCGNIDWSFAGLSMPGWMEIIFAFYSVAFILFLFFHVTKKS
- a CDS encoding amidohydrolase family protein, with amino-acid sequence MAKLEQVFSQGQRALNYLYKNGATLLLGSDTPPAPTYASQPGLSTYQELTMMDQAGVDLVSLLSAATINNAKAFAIDNQYGSIAAGKVANLLLLNSNPLQSVSAYNDIEYVILHGLAIERATFHIDALEKSE
- a CDS encoding amidohydrolase family protein, whose translation is MKKQTLIFTVFCTLSSNALFAAVDLRIDNATILNPIDKHQVDIISNHWLAIQDGKIIQVSDSSQKPDAAKVIDAHGQYLIPGLTDSHVHLKTMPGLLNTSPNATQMQAAFLKRQGANYLYYGVTQVIDPSNTATGMTEFTANGPAPDAYFCGAMPVYQGYNAEGLSYSKLHQHKPYFAAQHGDPAHELTPSQAHSHRGAQPLTRMKSDGATCAKLYFEDGFGENNTIPLINQKTAKQLVESANSLKLPVMAHANAVDMQQLAVDANINIMAHGLWNWLAPNTAPSESELPTNVKAVLDTIIEKDIAYQATLNVMNALAKVTDNTFTFTSEYRTVLPPSQIAWYQSEPGRWFSREMGKAGVK
- a CDS encoding winged helix-turn-helix domain-containing protein, yielding MPKLNQIVEYPTGREYTVTPKVMKLLLVLVDAKAEPLSIDNLVELVWHPKVVSDNSVYQAIAQLRKILNTDPQYEEYIERISAQGYRIHPNILLREHKAAVMPVSNKRIWLLAVAITLLALVAFCAFYIQIDQKHKAQNNPYFDEITLATHLSQSTAVEELARAKTIYQQVLSKQSDNVEALSGLCNAFMGLSVYGAVSEYESLALCRPLLEKARTLDAKNIEVITSLARFAVMENEIELAQDYFKRGFEISTKHARLWHWYGRFLRDQHKIPDAIAAHKQAYQLAPNDAVIIRGLAYAYLNFRELVLARKYFDRSVAVAPHTKNNPLYALDFYPLNQNRASQYLLWYQNNYIDHSKLYPAQQLSHILVLLSLGRAEEAGEKYRQAANLGSISTAFRLYVEAGIAWRQGNVEKAEGFLKQRYELDSKGNHYVMPYILALLARQKVQPALTLFEQHFADLAALKSPEAGNVGQYLTYALMLKRTSQQSKLKRVKQLLAQYLNQGNQLDAALSPYWFALNNDAAETQHALKQLLNTGWLPDYNDSFFATDLYLALTSDHEFKQAWLNKLEIRQSEL